A window of Pectinophora gossypiella chromosome 12, ilPecGoss1.1, whole genome shotgun sequence contains these coding sequences:
- the LOC126371238 gene encoding organic cation transporter protein-like, with product METDKMETQADDSEEILDEEAISARHDTQPHPDVTAIVVGDFGWWQLKISTLMSLLKLSNCWYQLNIIFMAPQQEFWCQKPPSMARYTETEWRSMCAPRIEEFPCLIFDPDILSIAPDMDRSMIPLVPCHKFVYDKSIFERTMTSDWNLVCEKHWLIHITQCTMMCGVLLGGVFFGMLADKYGRKNPLLICIILQALASFIASALPWYWLFLINWFVLALASGGITIISFVLCMEAVSGKWRMIVPVLYQLPFGLGNTVMAVLAYWLRDWRKLEFSLACLSSLYAFYWFCTPESPRWLLANGQIDKAMEVLYVAARENGRKWTKEQIRGLIPIRIAPEKRKIPAFVDFLRHKNMRLKTILLSLNWLFTGIAFYTFCQYLGGIGGNMFVTVAITGIISTPGPILCVFVITRTGRRNTVWTFQVLTAVCFVALLVIPREEYPNDWPRLLFAGIGFAAMAASVPTLYLYSGELYPTLGRNRGVGWVTIFARLGSMIAPFIVSLDSINQNLPLMLLAVTSFGQIVLLLPLPETKDTPLPDTIEEAERFTKETAASCRKKDVKPPVPWSK from the exons ATGGAAACTGATAAAATGGAAACTCAAGCCGATGACTCAGAGGAAATACTTGATGAAG AAGCAATAAGCGCTCGACACGACACCCAACCTCACCCAGACGTGACAGCTATTGTAGTGGGCGACTTCGGATGGTGGCAGCTAAAGATAAGCACCCTGATGTCACTACTCAAATTGAGCAACTGTTGGTATCAACTCAACATCATATTTATGGCTCCCCAACAAGAGTTCTGGTGTCAAAAGCCGCCGTCTATGGCAAGGTACACTGAGACAGAATGGAGGAGTATGTGCGCTCCG AGGATTGAAGAATTCCCCTGTCTGATCTTCGACCCTGACATTCTATCTATAGCGCCGGATATGGATCGAAGTATGATACCGCTAGTTCCGTGCCACAAATTTGTGTATGATAAATCAATTTTCGAACGAACTATGACCTCTGATTGGAACTTGGTTTGTGAGAAACATTGGTTAAtccat ATTACACAATGTACAATGATGTGTGGCGTTCTACTCGGGGGAGTATTTTTCGGGATGTTGGCGGATAAATACGGACGCAAAAACCCTCTCTTGATTTGTATAATACTACAAGCGCTAGCGAGTTTCATCGCAAGCGCACTCCCGTGGTATTGGTTGTTCCTGATCAACTGGTTTGTGCTCGCTCTGGCGTCCGGAGGCATCACCATCATATCCTTCGTGCTCTGTATGGAG gcTGTGAGTGGTAAATGGCGTATGATAGTTCCAGTACTTTACCAGCTGCCCTTTGGTCTGGGCAATACTGTAATGGCGGTGCTTGCCTACTGGCTCAGAGATTGGAGAAAACTTGAATTTAGTTTAGCCTGTTTGTCTTCATTGTATGCCTTTTACTGGTTTTGTACACCAGAATCTCCTAGATGGCTTTTGGCTAATGGACAAATTGATAAAGCTATGG AAGTGTTATATGTCGCTGCACGAGAGAACGGCCGTAAGTGGACTAAAGAACAAATACGAGGATTGATTCCTATAAGAATTGCACCAGAAAAACGGAAAATCCCAGCGTTCGTAGACTTCCTAAGACACAAAAACATGAGGCTTAAAACTATACTCTTGTCTTTAAACTG GCTTTTTACAGGAATTGCATTCTACACTTTCTGCCAGTACCTCGGAGGTATTGGCGGGAATATGTTCGTGACCGTTGCAATCACTGGAATCATTTCTACACCCGGACCTATTTTATGTGTGTTCGTTATCACCAGAACCGGCCGCAGAAATACTGTGTGGACCTTTCAAGTCCTCACAGCGGTGTGTTTTGTGGCTTTGTTGGTGATACCCAGAGAGGAGTACCCAAATGATTGGCCCAGACTATTGTTTGCTGGAATAGGATTCGCAGCGATGGCG gCATCCGTACCGACCCTTTACTTATATTCGGGCGAGTTGTACCCTACTTTGGGCCGTAATCGCGGAGTGGGTTGGGTGACTATCTTCGCCCGTCTCGGGTCTATGATCGCCCCGTTCATAGTCAGCCTGGACAGCATAAATCAGAATCTACCATTGATGCTTCTCGCCGTGACATCATTTGGACAGATTGTGCTACTACTGCCTTTACCCGAAACCAAAGACACGCCGTTACCAGACACCATAGAAGAGGCAGAGCGTTTTACCAA GGAAACTGCCGCAAGTTGTCGGAAAAAGGATGTCAAACCTCCTGTACCGtggtcaaaataa
- the LOC126371213 gene encoding ribosomal protein S6 kinase 2 beta isoform X2, giving the protein MAPKGKQRASSTQTIKSLPMVVENPESRQASTSTTESVESTGENSYEQEVELQDVTKEGHEKADPSQFELLKVLGEGSFGKVFLVRKVVGADAGTLYAMKVLKKATLKVRDRERTKMERNILVEMGHPFIVKLHYAFQTAGKLYLILDFLRGGDLFSRLSKEVMFTEEDVKFYLAELALALEHVHKLGIIYRDLKPENILLDADGHIALTDFGLSKLPPSSDKAYSFCGTVEYMAPEVVNRKGHSFAADWWSFGVLMFEMLTGNLPFHGPTRHETMTQILKAKLGMPSNLSEEAQSLLRALFKRNPQNRLGAGHHDIEDIKSHEFFASIDWDALLKKEVIPPFRPAVSRADDAFYFDSEFTCRTPRDSPGVPASANAHELFRGFSFVAPCLLNDDDNKTVVTSQSLSQNHTHVMQNNTNTSTEDFWAGFVNRNNFFDEYRLMGELGTGSFSVVRLCEHKTSRTQYAVKIMDKMQYDPREEIEILLRYSQHPHIITLRGVYSEGGRILAVTELCRGGELLEYITQRRMLPEHEAAPILRNVLQAVNYLHTHNVVHRDIKPSNILFATAEKRPEDIRLVDFGLAKQLRAENGLLMTPCYTANFVAPEVLKRAGYDAACDIWSLGVLAYIMLSGRTPFASTGDDTPEAILERIESGKVQLSSGVWRGVSAAARGCVRCMLQLEPARRPRAADLLREPWLTAPPAAAPAPLPALDDDTPEPAALRRAVDLTFQAMTSSPMTPQVLGPVSQSTLAQRRSKPQRRFPPTQL; this is encoded by the exons ATGGCACCGAAAGGGAAACAG cgTGCAAGCTCCACCCAGACCATCAAGAGTCTTCCAATGGTGGTGGAGAATCCAGAGTCCCGCCAGGCGTCTACATCTACGACGGAGAGTGTCGAATCTACAGGAGAGAATAGCTATGAGCAGGAGGTGGAGCTTCAGGATGTCACAAAGGAAGGTCATGAGAAAGCCGACCCCTCACAGTTTGAATTGCTCAAAGTACTTGGTGAAGGTTCCTTTGGGAAAGTGTTTCTAGTGCGCAAAGTTGTGGGTGCCGATGCAGGCACCCTGTACGCTATGAAG gtccttaaaaaggccactttaaAAGTGAGAGACAGAGAGCGTACTAAAATGGAGAGAAATATTTTAGTTGAAATGGGTCATCCATTTATAGTTAAATTACATTACGCTTTTCAAACTGCCGGTAAACTATATTTAATATTGGATTTTCTACGTGGCGGCGACCTGTTCTCGCGACTTAGCAAAGAG GTCATGTTTACTGAGGAGGATGTAAAGTTTTACTTAGCCGAACTAGCTTTAGCGTTAGAACACGTTCACAAATTGGGAATCATATACAGGGATCTCAAGCCAGAGAATATATTATTAGACGCCGATGGTCACATTGCACTCACAGACTTTGGCTTGTCGAAGCTGCCACCCAGTAGTGATAAAGCTTATAGTTTTTGTGGCACAGTGGAATACATGGCACCAGAAGTTGTTAATAGAAAAGGGCATTCATTTGCTGCTGACTGGTGGTCTTTTGGAGTACTTATG TTTGAAATGCTTACTGGTAACCTGCCCTTCCATGGTCCAACGAGACATGAAACCATGACTCAGATATTGAAAGCTAAACTTGGCATGCCCTCCAATTTGAGCGAAGAAGCGCAGTCGTTACTTCGTGCGTTATTTAAGAGAAATCCACAGAACAG gtTGGGCGCCGGACATCACGACATAGAAGACATAAAGAGTCACGAGTTCTTTGCAAGTATAGATTGGGATGCACTCTTGAAGAAAGAg GTGATACCGCCGTTCAGGCCGGCTGTATCCCGGGCAGATGACGCATTCTACTTCGACTCGGAGTTCACCTGCCGCACTCCCCGGGACTCCCCCGGCGTGCCTGCCTCTGCCAATGCTCATGAACTATTTAG AGGATTCAGTTTCGTGGCGCCATGCCTGTTGAACGACGATGATAACAAGACGGTGGTGACCAGCCAGAGCCTCAGTCAGAACCACACACACGTCATGCAGAATAATACCAATACTTCCACTGAGGATTTCTGGGCCGGATTCGTCAATAGAAACAATTTCTTCGACGAGTACAG GTTGATGGGTGAGCTGGGCACGGGATCTTTCTCAGTAGTGCGCCTGTGCGAGCACAAAACGTCGAGGACACAATACGCAGTCAAGATCATGGACAAAATGCAGTATGATCCTCGAGAAGAAATTGAAATTCTATTAAG GTACAGCCAGCACCCGCACATCATCACCCTCCGCGGCGTGTACTCTGAAGGCGGGCGCATACTGGCGGTGACGGAGCTGTGCCGCGGCGGCGAGCTGCTGGAGTACATCACGCAGCGCCGCATGCTGCCGGAGCACGAGGCCGCGCCCATACTACGCAACGTACTGCAGGCTGTGAACTATCTGCATACTCACAACGTCGTGCACAG AGATATAAAACCGTCAAACATTTTGTTCGCGACGGCGGAAAAGCGCCCTGAAGACATAAGACTAGTCGACTTCGGATTAGCCAAGCAACTTCGAGCTGAAAACGGTCTACTGATGACGCCGTGCTACACTGCCAACTTCGTCGCGCCAGAGGTGCTGAAGCGCGCGGGCTACGACGCTGCCTGTGATATATGGAGCTTAG GAGTGTTAGCGTACATTATGTTGTCCGGGAGGACACCATTTGCGTCTACGGGAGACGACACGCCTGAAGCTATTTTGGAGAGAATCGAGTCGGGAAAA GTGCAGCTGTCGTCGGGCGTGTGGCGCGGCGTGTCTGCGGCGGCCCGCGGCTGCGTGCGCTGCATGCTGCAGCTGGAGCCGGCGCGCCGGCCGCGCGCCGCCGACCTGCTGCGGGAGCCGTGGCTcaccgcgccgcccgccgccgcgcccgcgccgctgcccGCGCTGGACGACGACACGCCCGAGCCCGCCGCCCTGAGGCGCGCCGTCGACCTCACCTTCCAG GCGATGACTTCGTCGCCGATGACGCCGCAAGTGCTTGGCCCGGTGTCGCAGTCGACCCTGGCGCAGCGCCGCAGCAAGCCGCAGCGGCGGTTCCCGCCCACACAACTTTAG
- the LOC126371358 gene encoding bursicon isoform X2 → MRSLSGQECEMTPVIHVLQHPGCIPKPIPSFACVGKCTSYVQVSGSKIWQMERTCNCCQESGEREATVVLFCPKAKSEEKRFRKVTTKAPLECMCRPCGSIEESAIIPQEIAGYSEDSPLHNHFIKSF, encoded by the exons ATGCGTTCGC TTTCAGGACAAGAATGCGAGATGACGCCGGTTATTCATGTGCTACAGCACCCAGGCTGCATACCAAAACCGATTCCATCATTTGCTTGCGTTGGAAAATGTACAAGTTACGTTCAG GTATCCGGTAGCAAGATATGGCAGATGGAGCGAACTTGTAACTGCTGTCAAGAGTCGGGAGAACGAGAGGCAACAGTCGTTCTGTTCTGTCCAAAGGCCAAAAGCGAAGAAAAGAGATTCAGAAAG GTAACAACAAAGGCTCCCCTGGAGTGCATGTGCCGACCATGTGGGAGTATCGAAGAAAGTGCCATCATTCCTCAAGAGATAGCTGGCTACTCCGAAGATTCACCTCTTCATAATCACTTCATTAAATCTTTTTAG
- the LOC126371364 gene encoding partner of bursicon, translating to MAFHSSKSLVFCLVACWLCIVDIQCSAAEDNCETIPTEIHVTKEEFDEMGRLLRSCTGEVSVNKCEGMCNSQVQPSVTTSTGFLKECFCCRENYLRERMVTLNHCYDPDGIRLEDEDRAIMEIRLREPAECKCYKCGDFSR from the exons ATGGCTTTTCATAGTTCTAAGAGTTTAGTGTTTTGTTTAGTTGCATGTTGGCTGTGTATCGTTGATATTCAATGTTCTGCTGCTGAGGATAACTGTGAGACTATTCCAACGGAAATACATGTAACCAAAG AGGAGTTTGACGAAATGGGAAGGTTACTAAGATCATGCACAGGAGAAGTTTCGGTTAATAAGTGTGAAGGAATGTGCAATAGCCAAGTTCAGCCTTCTGTAACAACATCAACTGGATTTTTGAAG GAATGCTTTTGCTGTCGAGAAAATTACTTACGCGAACGCATGGTCACGCTAAACCACTGCTACGATCCTGACGGTATTCGTCTTGAAGACGAAGACCGAGCTATCATGGAAATTAGACTACGAGAACCTGCAGAATGCAAATGCTACAAATGTGGAGACTTCAGTCGATAG
- the LOC126371358 gene encoding bursicon isoform X3: MTPVIHVLQHPGCIPKPIPSFACVGKCTSYVQVSGSKIWQMERTCNCCQESGEREATVVLFCPKAKSEEKRFRKVTTKAPLECMCRPCGSIEESAIIPQEIAGYSEDSPLHNHFIKSF; encoded by the exons ATGACGCCGGTTATTCATGTGCTACAGCACCCAGGCTGCATACCAAAACCGATTCCATCATTTGCTTGCGTTGGAAAATGTACAAGTTACGTTCAG GTATCCGGTAGCAAGATATGGCAGATGGAGCGAACTTGTAACTGCTGTCAAGAGTCGGGAGAACGAGAGGCAACAGTCGTTCTGTTCTGTCCAAAGGCCAAAAGCGAAGAAAAGAGATTCAGAAAG GTAACAACAAAGGCTCCCCTGGAGTGCATGTGCCGACCATGTGGGAGTATCGAAGAAAGTGCCATCATTCCTCAAGAGATAGCTGGCTACTCCGAAGATTCACCTCTTCATAATCACTTCATTAAATCTTTTTAG
- the LOC126371308 gene encoding aminoacyl tRNA synthase complex-interacting multifunctional protein 1 has protein sequence MISCIFTRNMSQINKCILNKVIQKTEISEKKLAELKRILEETRKIRIYERIQELTRENNILSNEVQKAKTELIRLETLNGKKQYQIPGKVAAVELSEPAPVKTDIQEPVAKKEKKEKEPKKKDKVNTAPQATDLTVDVRKLDFRIGKILEINKHPDADSLYVEKIDCGEENPRTVVSGLVNHVPINEMQNRIVMVLCNLKPVKMRGVTSEAMVMCASSPEKVEVLLPPNGAAPGDLVLCEGYPREPEAILNPKKKIFETCAPDLKTNDDKVACYKDSPLVIPGKGPVVAPTLKGVPVK, from the exons ATGATATCTTGTATATTTACAAGAAATATgtctcaaataaataaatgtatcctCAATAAAGTAATACAAAAAACAGAAATATCTGAAAAAAAGCTCGCagaattaaaacgtatt CTGGAAGAAACAAGAAAAATTAGAATATATGAGAGAATACAAGAACTTACACGGGAAAATAACATCCTGTCTAATGAAGTTCAGAAAGCTAAAACTGAACTTATAAGGCTTGAAACATTGAATGGTAAAAAGCAATACCAAATCCCTGGCAAGGTTGCAGCGGTGGAGTTAAGTGAACCTGCTCCAGTGAAGACAGACATCCAGGAACCTGTTGctaaaaaggaaaagaaagaaaaggaaccgaaaaagaaagacaaaGTAAACACTGCTCCTCAAGCCACAGATTTGACTGTTGATGTCAGAAAGTTAGATTTCAGGATTGGAAAGATTTTAGAAATCAACAAACACCCGGATGCTGACTCTCTATATGTAGAAAAAATTGATTGTGGAGAAGAAAACCCCAGAACAGTAGTGTCTGGCCTAGTCAATCATGTACCCATTAATGAAATGCAAAATAGAATTGTTATGGTTCTATGTAACTTAAAGCCTGTGAAG ATGAGGGGTGTCACTTCTGAAGCAATGGTAATGTGTGCCTCATCACCTGAAAAGGTAGAAGTTTTATTACCTCCTAATGGGGCTGCACCAGGGGATTTGGTACTATGTGAGGGATACCCAAGAGAACCTGAGGCCATACTCAACCCCAAGAAGAAGATATTTGAAACTTGTGCACCAGACTTGAAGACCAATGATGATAAAGTAGCTTGTTATAAAGACAGTCCTCTTGTTATACCTGGTAAAGGACCAGTTGTCGCACCTACTCTCAAAGGAGTGCCAGTGAAGTAA
- the LOC126371358 gene encoding bursicon isoform X1 has translation MFIFNSLSFGVIFLFVCQMQDKPANAQEVHIPISGQECEMTPVIHVLQHPGCIPKPIPSFACVGKCTSYVQVSGSKIWQMERTCNCCQESGEREATVVLFCPKAKSEEKRFRKVTTKAPLECMCRPCGSIEESAIIPQEIAGYSEDSPLHNHFIKSF, from the exons atgtttatatttaacagtttatctTTTGGTGTAATATTCCTGTTTGTATGTCAAATGCAAGATAAACCTGCAAATGCACAAGAAGTTCATATTccaa TTTCAGGACAAGAATGCGAGATGACGCCGGTTATTCATGTGCTACAGCACCCAGGCTGCATACCAAAACCGATTCCATCATTTGCTTGCGTTGGAAAATGTACAAGTTACGTTCAG GTATCCGGTAGCAAGATATGGCAGATGGAGCGAACTTGTAACTGCTGTCAAGAGTCGGGAGAACGAGAGGCAACAGTCGTTCTGTTCTGTCCAAAGGCCAAAAGCGAAGAAAAGAGATTCAGAAAG GTAACAACAAAGGCTCCCCTGGAGTGCATGTGCCGACCATGTGGGAGTATCGAAGAAAGTGCCATCATTCCTCAAGAGATAGCTGGCTACTCCGAAGATTCACCTCTTCATAATCACTTCATTAAATCTTTTTAG
- the LOC126371213 gene encoding ribosomal protein S6 kinase 2 beta isoform X1 has protein sequence MPLANTSDPWRMQNVGDITRASSTQTIKSLPMVVENPESRQASTSTTESVESTGENSYEQEVELQDVTKEGHEKADPSQFELLKVLGEGSFGKVFLVRKVVGADAGTLYAMKVLKKATLKVRDRERTKMERNILVEMGHPFIVKLHYAFQTAGKLYLILDFLRGGDLFSRLSKEVMFTEEDVKFYLAELALALEHVHKLGIIYRDLKPENILLDADGHIALTDFGLSKLPPSSDKAYSFCGTVEYMAPEVVNRKGHSFAADWWSFGVLMFEMLTGNLPFHGPTRHETMTQILKAKLGMPSNLSEEAQSLLRALFKRNPQNRLGAGHHDIEDIKSHEFFASIDWDALLKKEVIPPFRPAVSRADDAFYFDSEFTCRTPRDSPGVPASANAHELFRGFSFVAPCLLNDDDNKTVVTSQSLSQNHTHVMQNNTNTSTEDFWAGFVNRNNFFDEYRLMGELGTGSFSVVRLCEHKTSRTQYAVKIMDKMQYDPREEIEILLRYSQHPHIITLRGVYSEGGRILAVTELCRGGELLEYITQRRMLPEHEAAPILRNVLQAVNYLHTHNVVHRDIKPSNILFATAEKRPEDIRLVDFGLAKQLRAENGLLMTPCYTANFVAPEVLKRAGYDAACDIWSLGVLAYIMLSGRTPFASTGDDTPEAILERIESGKVQLSSGVWRGVSAAARGCVRCMLQLEPARRPRAADLLREPWLTAPPAAAPAPLPALDDDTPEPAALRRAVDLTFQAMTSSPMTPQVLGPVSQSTLAQRRSKPQRRFPPTQL, from the exons ATGCCTTTGGCCAACACCTCGGATCCCTGGCGCATGCAGAATGTTGGAGACATTACG cgTGCAAGCTCCACCCAGACCATCAAGAGTCTTCCAATGGTGGTGGAGAATCCAGAGTCCCGCCAGGCGTCTACATCTACGACGGAGAGTGTCGAATCTACAGGAGAGAATAGCTATGAGCAGGAGGTGGAGCTTCAGGATGTCACAAAGGAAGGTCATGAGAAAGCCGACCCCTCACAGTTTGAATTGCTCAAAGTACTTGGTGAAGGTTCCTTTGGGAAAGTGTTTCTAGTGCGCAAAGTTGTGGGTGCCGATGCAGGCACCCTGTACGCTATGAAG gtccttaaaaaggccactttaaAAGTGAGAGACAGAGAGCGTACTAAAATGGAGAGAAATATTTTAGTTGAAATGGGTCATCCATTTATAGTTAAATTACATTACGCTTTTCAAACTGCCGGTAAACTATATTTAATATTGGATTTTCTACGTGGCGGCGACCTGTTCTCGCGACTTAGCAAAGAG GTCATGTTTACTGAGGAGGATGTAAAGTTTTACTTAGCCGAACTAGCTTTAGCGTTAGAACACGTTCACAAATTGGGAATCATATACAGGGATCTCAAGCCAGAGAATATATTATTAGACGCCGATGGTCACATTGCACTCACAGACTTTGGCTTGTCGAAGCTGCCACCCAGTAGTGATAAAGCTTATAGTTTTTGTGGCACAGTGGAATACATGGCACCAGAAGTTGTTAATAGAAAAGGGCATTCATTTGCTGCTGACTGGTGGTCTTTTGGAGTACTTATG TTTGAAATGCTTACTGGTAACCTGCCCTTCCATGGTCCAACGAGACATGAAACCATGACTCAGATATTGAAAGCTAAACTTGGCATGCCCTCCAATTTGAGCGAAGAAGCGCAGTCGTTACTTCGTGCGTTATTTAAGAGAAATCCACAGAACAG gtTGGGCGCCGGACATCACGACATAGAAGACATAAAGAGTCACGAGTTCTTTGCAAGTATAGATTGGGATGCACTCTTGAAGAAAGAg GTGATACCGCCGTTCAGGCCGGCTGTATCCCGGGCAGATGACGCATTCTACTTCGACTCGGAGTTCACCTGCCGCACTCCCCGGGACTCCCCCGGCGTGCCTGCCTCTGCCAATGCTCATGAACTATTTAG AGGATTCAGTTTCGTGGCGCCATGCCTGTTGAACGACGATGATAACAAGACGGTGGTGACCAGCCAGAGCCTCAGTCAGAACCACACACACGTCATGCAGAATAATACCAATACTTCCACTGAGGATTTCTGGGCCGGATTCGTCAATAGAAACAATTTCTTCGACGAGTACAG GTTGATGGGTGAGCTGGGCACGGGATCTTTCTCAGTAGTGCGCCTGTGCGAGCACAAAACGTCGAGGACACAATACGCAGTCAAGATCATGGACAAAATGCAGTATGATCCTCGAGAAGAAATTGAAATTCTATTAAG GTACAGCCAGCACCCGCACATCATCACCCTCCGCGGCGTGTACTCTGAAGGCGGGCGCATACTGGCGGTGACGGAGCTGTGCCGCGGCGGCGAGCTGCTGGAGTACATCACGCAGCGCCGCATGCTGCCGGAGCACGAGGCCGCGCCCATACTACGCAACGTACTGCAGGCTGTGAACTATCTGCATACTCACAACGTCGTGCACAG AGATATAAAACCGTCAAACATTTTGTTCGCGACGGCGGAAAAGCGCCCTGAAGACATAAGACTAGTCGACTTCGGATTAGCCAAGCAACTTCGAGCTGAAAACGGTCTACTGATGACGCCGTGCTACACTGCCAACTTCGTCGCGCCAGAGGTGCTGAAGCGCGCGGGCTACGACGCTGCCTGTGATATATGGAGCTTAG GAGTGTTAGCGTACATTATGTTGTCCGGGAGGACACCATTTGCGTCTACGGGAGACGACACGCCTGAAGCTATTTTGGAGAGAATCGAGTCGGGAAAA GTGCAGCTGTCGTCGGGCGTGTGGCGCGGCGTGTCTGCGGCGGCCCGCGGCTGCGTGCGCTGCATGCTGCAGCTGGAGCCGGCGCGCCGGCCGCGCGCCGCCGACCTGCTGCGGGAGCCGTGGCTcaccgcgccgcccgccgccgcgcccgcgccgctgcccGCGCTGGACGACGACACGCCCGAGCCCGCCGCCCTGAGGCGCGCCGTCGACCTCACCTTCCAG GCGATGACTTCGTCGCCGATGACGCCGCAAGTGCTTGGCCCGGTGTCGCAGTCGACCCTGGCGCAGCGCCGCAGCAAGCCGCAGCGGCGGTTCCCGCCCACACAACTTTAG
- the LOC126371274 gene encoding CAAX prenyl protease 1 homolog, whose amino-acid sequence MVINEDVILMLILLFCGAEYLWELYLSLRQLKIYKTNKTIPDDLQEMLNEESFKKARLYGIDKSKFKIAKEFYSIVITSVILWNRWIYDAWVKSEQIGELFNISPDREIAVSCIFVTFVTLFSFIVNMPFTIYGVFVLEEKHGFNKQTVSFFVKDQLKSLLLSLVITLPIISIAIYIIMLGGNMFIVWLWLFCTVATLILLALYPTVIAPLFDKFVPLPEGDLRTGIENLATKLNFPLSQVYIVEGSKRSAHSNAYFSGLFGAKRIVLFDTLIEKFDEEKKITTGCKNDEILGILAHELGHWSCSHIYKSIALTEINLLLLFTAFALLFKYPMLYATLGFPAGQEPIIIGLIVVLQLILAPYNSILSFFTTVLSRKFEFEADNFAISLNYPNELKSALIKLGKDNLDYPIYDKLYSAWYHSHPSLLHRIENIKEQVSRVKRD is encoded by the exons atggttattaacgaagaTGTGATTTTGATGCTCATACTCCTGTTTTGTGGAGCGGAGTACCTGTGGGAGCTGTATCTCTCATTGCGGCAG CTCAAGATATACAAGACTAACAAAACCATTCCTGATGATCTACAAGAAATGCTGAATGAGGAATCCTTCAAAAAGGCCCGTCTGTATGGTATTGACAAATCAAAGTTCAAAATAGCCAAAGAGTTTTACAGTATAGTCATAACATCTGTGATTCTATGGAACCGATGGATCTATGATGCTTGGGTTAAATCCGAGCAGATTGGAGAGTTGTTCAATATCTCTCCAGACAGAGAAATAGCTGTAAGTTGCATTTTTGTGACATTTGTTACATTATTTAGCTTCATAGTGAATATGCCATTTACTATTTATGGAGTATTTGTTCTGGAAGAGAAGCATGGCTTCAACAAACAGACTGTGTCATTTTTTGTAAAAGATCAACTGAAATCATTACTGCTGAGCCTTGTAATTACATTGCCAATAATTTCTATAGCAATTTACATAATCATGCTGGGTGGAAACATGTTTATTGTGTGGCTGTGGTTGTTCTGCACTGTGGCAACCCTGATCTTACTTGCTCTATACCCCACCGTGATAGCACCACTGTTTGACAAGTTTGTTCCTCTACCAGAGGGTGATCTTAGAACAGGCATTGAAAATCTAGCAACAAAACTAAACTTCCCTCTCTCTCAAGTCTACATTGTCGAAGGGTCAAAACGATCTGCTCACAGTAATGCATATTTCAGTGGTCTATTTGGTGCTAAAAGAATTGTGCTGTTTGATACACTGATTGAAAAGTTTGATGAGGAGAAGAAAATTACGACTGGTTGCAAAAATGATGAGATTTTAGGAATATTGGCTCATGAACTTGGACATTGGAGCTGCAGCCACATTTACAAGTCAATTGCCCTGACTGAAATAAATCTGCTTCTACTTTTCACAGCTTTTGCGCTGCTCTTCAAGTACCCCATGCTGTATGCAACCCTTGGCTTCCCTGCTGGTCAGGAACCTATCATAATTGGCCTAATTGTTGTCTTGCAACTGATTCTAGCCCCTTACAACTCGATTTTGTCATTCTTTACCACAGTATTGTCCCGAAAATTCGAGTTTGAAGCAGACAACTTTGCAATTTCATTGAACTATCCAAATGAATTGAAATCGGCTCTAATTAAATTAGGTAAAGATAATTTAGATTATCCAATTTATGATAAACTGTACTCTGCTTGGTACCACTCTCATCCGTCTCTGCTCCACCGGATTGAAAACATTAAAGAACAGGTGTCACGTGTCAAGCGAGATTAA